The Arcanobacterium pinnipediorum genome includes the window CGCCATCGCTATTACCACCCCGGCGAAGAACATCACCCAGGAACCACCGGCACCTAATGCTGCCGAGAACGCCATTAGGAATGAGCCACCAGCCCCGAATACACCGCACATCAGTAGCGTCGGGCGCCGCCCGATTTTATCGGCGAGCCAAGCTACCCCTAACCGACCCAGCAAGTCCGCAAGGGAAACGAACATGAACAGCGCGGCGACCGTCGTCGTCGATAACAGATAGCCTTCGTGAAGTAAGGTCTGGCCCCAGGACTGAATCGTCGCTGAGCCCAGGACGAAACTGAATGTGCCGGTAGCGACGATGAGGAGCGAGCGCCAGTGGTGGCGAACAACCGTGCGATACGAGGCGGATGGCGTTTCGTTCGACGACGACGGAAGCGCACCTACGTCGTCGACGGAGAGTTCGAGCGCCCAGGCTAAGGATTGTCGCGCCTGGTCGGGCCGGCCGCGAACCAGGAGGAATCGCGGGGACTCTGGAACGGTGTTTAGCCAGAAAAGTAGGAGGATGGGCAGAGCACCCAAGGCAATCAGCCCACGCCAGTTGTCACCAAACCCCCACTGCGCAAGCGCACCTAAAAATAGGCCGAGCGGGATGAAAACTGAGGCCAGCCCGGAGAGGAACCCGCGATGCTTGGCCGGGACGAACTCTTGGACATACGGAATCGAGACGATGTTGAGCCCGCCCACACCAATTCCCACCAGTATTCGCAACATCGCGAGCATGATCCAGCCACGCTCGGGAGTGAAAACCGAGGCTAGGGTGAAAACGGAGAACATGAGGACGCACCAGAAGAAGGCGCGTTTGCGACCGATGCTATCTGCCAGCCTGCCCCAGATAATCGCACCCAACACAGTGCCGAGCCCCGAGCAGGCGAGGATGCTTCCTGCTTGCAAGCCGGACAGTTGCCAAGGGTCGGTCAGGAGAGAAACAACGAAGCCAATGAGGAACATGTCGAAGAACTCTGCGATGTTGCCGGAGATCACTAAGGCAATGAGCGACTTTTGGTGGCGGGTAAGCGGGCGCGAATCGATTTGCTGGAGGGCGGTTTGGAGAGATTGTGAGGGCGTCATGGCTATAGGGTATCAAGGCAGAGATTCGGTTATGGAGTCAGTGGCTATCAACTCACCGTTGACGAATTCACGACTGATAAACTCGTTGTCAGCGAAATCTAAGACAATATCTCCGAAAGCCTACTAGACTAAATAATGCAGGTTTCAACTATTTTTATCGGAGGTAATCGTTATGACTCGTCGTCCTACTCCACCGGCATCCTCGGCTGAGCCAACCGGCTCAACAATGTATAACGGAGCTCCTGCCGATTCCGATCGCAACTCGCTCTCGCAAGGAAATCTTGGCCCGCTCTTACTCCACGATGTTCACCTCGTCGATACGCTTGCACATTTCAATCGCGAATCGGTACCTGAGCGTCGCCCACACGCCAAGGGCGCAGGTGCGTTCGGCACGTTCACCGTTACGCAGGACGTGTCCAAGTGGACCAAAGCTGATTTTCTTCAACCTGGTAAAACCACTCGAACTCTAACTCGCTTTTCCACCGTCGCCGGTGAAATGGGTTCGCCCGATACCTGGCGTGACGTTCGCGGCTTCTCCACCCGCTTCTACACCGAAGAAGGCAACTTCGACCTGGTAGGTAACAACACTCCAGTATTCTTTATCCGTGACCCGATGAAGTTCCCACACTTTATTCATTCCCAAAAGCGCCTCGCCTCTAACGGGCTGCGCGACAACAATATGCAGTGGGATTTCTGGACGCTCAACCCAGAAACCGCACACCAGGTTTCCTATCTTATGGGCCCGCGCGGTCTACCGAAGTCGTGGCGTACCATGAACGGCTACTCCTCACACACCTACATGTGGATCAATGCTTCCGGGGAACGTTTCTGGGTCAAGTACCATTTCATTTCCGAACAAGGTGTGGAAAACTTAACCAACGCCGAGGCTGAAATTTTGGCTGGCAAGGACGCCGAATATCATCGTCGGGATCTATGGAATGCAATCGCAGAAGGCAATTTCCCATCCTGGAAGCTCTCCGTTCAAGTCATGCCTTACGAGGAAGCCAAGACCTATCGCATCAACCCCTTCGATTTGACCAAGGTGTGGCCGCACGCAGATTACCCGTTGCATGAGGTGGGTGTGTTGACGTTGAACGAAAATCCGGAGAACTACTTCGCTCAGATCGAGCAGGCCGCATTCGCGCCGTCGAACTATGTGCCCGGAACTGGCTTCTC containing:
- a CDS encoding catalase, with the protein product MTRRPTPPASSAEPTGSTMYNGAPADSDRNSLSQGNLGPLLLHDVHLVDTLAHFNRESVPERRPHAKGAGAFGTFTVTQDVSKWTKADFLQPGKTTRTLTRFSTVAGEMGSPDTWRDVRGFSTRFYTEEGNFDLVGNNTPVFFIRDPMKFPHFIHSQKRLASNGLRDNNMQWDFWTLNPETAHQVSYLMGPRGLPKSWRTMNGYSSHTYMWINASGERFWVKYHFISEQGVENLTNAEAEILAGKDAEYHRRDLWNAIAEGNFPSWKLSVQVMPYEEAKTYRINPFDLTKVWPHADYPLHEVGVLTLNENPENYFAQIEQAAFAPSNYVPGTGFSPDKMLLGRVFAYADAQRYRIGPNYDQLPVNQPIPEVTTYKHDGPMTYHHVGSAPTYAPNSMGKPFSDYEGRVEDGWEADGEMIRAAYELREDDDDFSQAHDLVRNVYTEQEREDLVDTLVSATEGTNDEVFERVIWYWTNVDEEVGAKLRERANR
- a CDS encoding MFS transporter, which encodes MTPSQSLQTALQQIDSRPLTRHQKSLIALVISGNIAEFFDMFLIGFVVSLLTDPWQLSGLQAGSILACSGLGTVLGAIIWGRLADSIGRKRAFFWCVLMFSVFTLASVFTPERGWIMLAMLRILVGIGVGGLNIVSIPYVQEFVPAKHRGFLSGLASVFIPLGLFLGALAQWGFGDNWRGLIALGALPILLLFWLNTVPESPRFLLVRGRPDQARQSLAWALELSVDDVGALPSSSNETPSASYRTVVRHHWRSLLIVATGTFSFVLGSATIQSWGQTLLHEGYLLSTTTVAALFMFVSLADLLGRLGVAWLADKIGRRPTLLMCGVFGAGGSFLMAFSAALGAGGSWVMFFAGVVIAMAFGDGAFGILNAFGAEQFPNHVRATGLGLGYGIGASAKIFGPLVMGLLIGGSVVKQEVTLNAVVPAFILFAALLFAAGLIYMFAKETNGTSLDAL